One window from the genome of Nicotiana sylvestris chromosome 9, ASM39365v2, whole genome shotgun sequence encodes:
- the LOC104221851 gene encoding CSC1-like protein At4g02900, producing the protein MASSDDILLSAVLNLLSAFAFLVAFAILRLQPFNDRVYFSKWYLKGIRASPRSSGAFVRKFVNLDCRTYIRFLNWMPAALRMPEPELIDHAGLDSAVYIRIYLLGLKIFVPIALFSFGVLVPVNWTGKHLEQIEDLTFSGIDKLSISNVPSGSQRFWAHLVMAYAVTFWTCYILYKEYHIISTMRLQFLASENRRPDQFTVLVRNVPPDPDESVSEHVEHFFCVNHPDHYLTHQVVYNANNLAKLVEKKKSYQNWLTYYQTKYERNPKIKPKTKTGFWGLWGKTVDAIDYYTAEIEKLSKEEALEREKVMSDPKAIVPAAFVSFKSRWGAAVCAQTQQSCNPTIWLTQWAPEPRDVYWDNLSIPYVELNVRKLLMAVAFFFLTFFFMIPIAFVQSLASIDGIENKLPVLRPLIQMEVVKSFIQGVLPGIILKIFLILLPTILMAMSKIEGYTSLSSLDRRSATKYHFFILVNVFLGSIITGAAFEQLQRFVEEPPSEIPKTVGVAIPLKATFFITYIMVDGWAGIAAEILRLVPLVMFHLKNTFLVKTDQDREQATDPGSLNFSVSEPRIQLYFLLGLVYSVVTPVLLPFIIVFFAFAYMVFRHQIINVYDQKYESGASFWPDVHRRIIVGLVISQLLLLGLLSTKNVARSNVILIALPILTIWFHIFCKGRFESAFVKFPLQDAMVKDTLERATEPNLNLKAYLKDAYVHPVFKGVEFERPTALDDEENNPLVPTKRCRGSKTQSEEGV; encoded by the exons ATGGCTAGCAGTGATGATATTCTTCTGTCAGCTGTGCTCAATCTtctatctgcatttgcatttcttgTGGCCTTTGCTATTCTACGACTCCAGCCATTCAATGACAGAGTGTACTTCTCAAAATGGTATCTGAAGGGAATACGAGCAAGCCCAAGAAGTTCCGGAGCATTTGTGAGGAAATTTGTCAACTTGGATTGCAGAACATACATAAGGTTCCTGAATTGGATGCCTGCAGCTCTAAGAATGCCAGAACCAGAGCTTATCGATCATGCTGGTCTTGATTCTGCTGTCTATATACGGATATACCTTCTTGG ATTGAAAATCTTTGTTCCTATTGCACTATTTTCATTTGGGGTTTTAGTGCCTGTCAATTGGACTGGGAAACATTTGGAGCAAATTGAGGATCTTACATTCAGCGGTATCGATAAACTTTCGATATCCAATGTCCCTTCTGGATCACAGAG GTTTTGGGCACACCTGGTAATGGCTTATGCAGTCACGTTTTGGACCTGCTATATACTATACAAAGAATATCATATAATATCAACCATGAGGCTGCAGTTTCTTGCCTCTGAAAATCGTCGGCCTGATCAGTTTACT GTCCTTGTGAGAAATGTTCCTCCAGATCCAGATGAATCAGTGAGCGAGCATGTTGAACATTTCTTTTGCGTGAATCATCCAGATCATTATCTAACACACCAG GTTGTTTACAATGCAAATAATCTAGCTAAATTGGTGGAAAAGAAGAAGAGCTATCAAAATTGGCTTACATACTACCAAACTAAGTATGAGAGAAACCCTAAGATTAAGCCAAAGACGAAG ACAGGGTTTTGGGGCCTTTGGGGAAAAACTGTGGACGCCATTGATTATTATACCGCTGAAATTGAGAAGTTGAGTAAAGAA GAAGCTTTAGAAAGAGAAAAAGTTATGAGTGATCCCAAGGCAATAGTTCCTGCAGCATTTGTTTCATTTAAATCTCGTTGGGGAGCGGCTGTCTGTGCTCAAACACAACAATCATGTAACCCAACCATTTGGTTGACACAATGGGCTCCTGAACCACGTGATGTCTATTGGGATAATCTATCAATACCATATGTTGAACTCAATGTCCGCAAACTGCTAATGGCTGTTGCTTTCTTCTTTCTTACATTCTTTTTTATGATCCCTATTGCATTCGTTCAGTCTTTGGCAAGCATTGATGGTATTGAGAATAAACTTCCCGTCTTGAGGCCGTTGATACAGAT GGAAGTTGTCAAATCTTTTATCCAAGGTGTTCTTCCTGGGATTATACTGAAGATTTTTCTGATTCTTCTTCCTACGATTCTAATGGCCATGTCAAAAATAGAAGGCTATACATCACTTTCATCTTTGGACAGAAGATCAGCAACTAAATATCATTTTTTTATCCTTGTCAACGTGTTCCTGGGAAGTATCATCACTGGAGCAGCATTTGAGCAGCTACAGAGATTTGTGGAAGAGCCTCCATCAGA AATCCCAAAAACAGTTGGTGTAGCTATTCCGTTGAAGGCTACTTTCTTCATTACCTACATAATGGTTGATGGTTGGGCTGGAATTGCTGCAGAGATTCTTAGATTGGTTCCATTAGTTATGTTTCATCTTAAGAATACGTTTCTGGTAAAGACAGATCAGGATAGAGAGCAGGCTACAGATCCTGGTTCGTTGAATTTCTCTGTATCAGAACCTCGCATACAACTGTACTTTCTACTAGGCCTTGTGTACTCAGTGGTCACACCCGTACTCCTGCCTTTCATCATagtcttcttcgcatttgctTATATGGTTTTCCGTCATCAG ATCATCAATGTGTATGATCAGAAGTATGAGAGCGGCGCATCATTCTGGCCAGATGTGCATCGTCGTATAATTGTAGGTTTGGTTATATCCCAGCTTCTATTGCTGGGACTGTTGAGCACCAAAAATGTTGCCAGATCAAATGTAATACTGATTGCACTTCCAATTCTGACAATCTGGTTCCATATATTTTGCAAGGGCCGATTTGAGTCGGCATTTGTCAAATTCCCCTTGCAG GATGCAATGGTGAAGGATACACTAGAACGGGCGACAGAACCAAACCTTAATTTAAAAGCATATCTCAAGGATGCTTATGTACACCCAGTTTTTAAGGGTGTAGAGTTTGAGAGACCGACAGCACTTGACGATGAGGAGAATAATCCACTTGTTCCAACCAAGAGATGTAGGGGTAGTAAGACTCAGTCTGAAGAGGGCGTCTGA